A DNA window from Fragaria vesca subsp. vesca linkage group LG3, FraVesHawaii_1.0, whole genome shotgun sequence contains the following coding sequences:
- the LOC101302820 gene encoding LOW QUALITY PROTEIN: BTB/POZ domain-containing protein At1g04390-like (The sequence of the model RefSeq protein was modified relative to this genomic sequence to represent the inferred complete CDS: substituted 1 base at 1 genomic stop codon), whose product MGPSKHGTDNNRSINSQTHTRHQRLHDALNLGTRVYGDKPRRWQCKDIEIQRHVVQSIAAFLDSVSGDKLHHPLLKASVADIVAALVWILQSNKGSILSMAANVTVKLVGLLPKSTLQLDALDLINPLSSLLSAHQTEVAISCAAALNVILTNLSMKNAKEVWDIFEKTESVSQVISNLRSFSECMKPFEYFQQMALLLSTILWWWSPSRFYVWSDAKLMEDLNDMLIKRDVYHKVAVLKLYFAVALCGNGAKKLLEDGEALLEQMVQCMGNSYPYSVRIEAFKLAQCLAVRILSLCDWSSHSKKVTNDQMSLLLEACRLALITRWAGKHHIYFWKQGIDKILLNLLLENIHNQSYEDSISMEEQIVIAKKXISNKGSSDDDLFSLQIHCIKVSSGNFAIPDNRQIIIYLMGFICYSRLEEYEVWIIKQKGLKTLFAFMKWCLSNHFQVERLSFAPHLHNAFHEKICCSSSRDWEGKDILLLYSLLGLAELIKHSGYVGNDLDRTAGKNTLAHIEAELVSKLQDICNNNGTPGVQWYSAYVLSYFGFYGFPSNLMKRIGKAINDKDSADLQFILTNGECCSVHGVVLAIQCPSLLPPEGRLPSEITSDHSSVTGSMEISKEFQKDIRLSAHVDHQALVKLLEYIYLGYLQAEDELAKKLRTLAKRCNLQPLLQMLCRKRPKWGTAFPSPDLSAALGPSGHRFSDVILEAKETKLLGWTCGVCSLSVPHMHVHKVVLSASCDYLRALFESGMQESNSQAVKVSISWEAMVKLVDYFYSGNLPKPPLGCIWNNMNTEEKLDEVQPYVELFWLSEFWIMEDVQEACSDVIMSCLGSARELAIKILQIAANLSLWNLAEVAVTYMAPVYRQLCDSGELETLDELLADMVRLASVRFSQQGGDQFQ is encoded by the exons ATGGGACCTTCAAAACACGGCACCGATAACAACCGGAGTATCAATAGTCAGACCCACACGCGCCACCAGCGCCTCCACGACGCTCTTAACCTAGGCACCAG AGTGTATGGAGACAAGCCAAGGAGATGGCAGTGTAAGGATATTGAGATACAGAGGCATGTGGTCCAATCTATTGCTGCGTTTCTCGATTCCGTTTCTGGGGATAAGCTGCACCATCCGCTTTTGAAG GCTTCAGTTGCCGATATCGTTGCAGCATTAGTCTGGATACTTCAGTCCAATAAGGGGTCCATATTGAGCATGGCAGCAAATGTGACAGTAAAATTAGTTGGCCTTTTACCCAAATCAACACTGCAGCTTGATGCTTTGGATCTCATTAATCCTCTGTCATCTTTGTTATCTGCCCATCAAACAGAAGTTGCGATATCATGTGCTGCAGCATTGAATGTTATCCTTACAAATCTCAGTATGAAGAATGCAAAAGAAGTTTGGGACATCTTTGAGAAAACAGAAAGTGTATCTCAAGTTATCAGTAACTTACGGTCCTTTTCAGAATGCATGAAGCCATTTGAATATTTTCAACAGATGGCTTTACTATTGAGTACAATACTATGGTGGTGGTCTCCATCTAGGTTTTATGTTTGGAGTGATGCTAAACTAATGGAAGATTTGAATGACATGCTTATAAAGCGAGATGTTTATCACAAAGTTGCTGTTTTGAAATTGTATTTCGCTGTAG CTTTATGTGGTAATGGGGCCAAGAAACTGTTAGAAGATGGAGAGGCACTTCTGGAACAGATGGTGCAATGCATGGGCAATTCATATCCTTATTCTGTTAGAATTGAAGCATTCAAGTTGGCACAGTGTTTAGCGGTAAGGATTCTATCTC TGTGTGACTGGAGCTCACATTCTAAAAAGGTTACCAACGACCAGATGTCTTTGCTATTGGAGGCATGCCGCTTGGCTCTGATCACTCGTTGGGCAGGGAAGCATCACATATACTTCTGGAAACAAGGGATCGATAAAATTCTTCTCAACCTCCTCCTTGAAAATATTCACAACCAATCGTATGAAGATTCCATTTCAATGGAAGAGCAGATAGTTATTGCTAAG AAGTGAATCAGCAACAAGGGCAGTTCTGATGATGATTTATTCTCCCTGCAAATACATTGCATCAAGG TGTCATCTGGGAATTTCGCAATACCAGATAATCGCCAAATTATCATTTATTTGATGGGATTTATATGCTATTCCCGTTTGGAAGAGTATGAAGTCTGGATTATCAAACAGAAAGGGTTAAAAACACTATTTGCTTTCATGAAATGGTGCTTAAGTAATCACTTCCAAGTAGAAAGATTGAGCTTTGCTCCCCATTTGCATAATGCGTTCCATGAGAAGATTTGTTGTTCAAGTTCCAGAGACTGGGAAGGGAAAGATATTCTTTTGTTGTACAGTTTGTTGGGACTGGCTGAGTTGATAAAGCATTCTGGATATGTAGGAAATGACCTAGACAGAACTGCCGGCAAGAATACGTTGGCTCATATTGAAGCTGAACTAGTTAGTAAACTTCAGGACATCTGTAACAACAATGGTACCCCTGGGGTGCAATGGTATTCCGCATACGTTCTGAGTTATTTTGGGTTTTATGGTTTTCCGAGTAACCTAATGAAAAGGATTGGGAAAGCAATAAATGATAAGGATTCTGCTGATTTACAATTCATTCTCACAAATGGAGAGTGTTGCAGTGTTCATGGGGTGGTGCTTGCAATCCAATGTCCATCGTTACTGCCTCCTGAAGGGCGGCTTCCTAGTGAGATAACATCTGATCATTCTTCAGTGACAGGCTCTATGGAGATTTCTAAAGAGTTTCAGAAAGACATAAGACTATCCGCTCATGTCGATCACCAAGCATTGGTGAAGTTGTTGGAGTATATCTACTTGGGATATCTACAAGCAGAAGATGAACTTGCAAAGAAGTTGAGGACTCTTGCCAAACGTTGTAATTTGCAGCCTCTGTTACAGATGCTTTGTAGAAAACGTCCAAAGTGGGGCACTGCTTTTCCCAGCCCTGATCTCAGTGCAGCTCTTGGTCCATCCGGACATCGTTTCTC GGATGTCATCTTAGAAGCTAAAGAAACAAAGCTTTTGGGCTGGACATGTGGTGTTTGCTCTTTATCAGTGCCTCACATGCATGTTCACAAAGTTGTATTGTCAGCAAGTTGTGATTATCTGAGGGCCTTGTTTGAGTCAGGAATGCAGGAGAG CAATTCACAAGCCGTAAAGGTCTCAATCAGTTGGGAGGCAATGGTTAAACTAGTTGACTACTTCTATTCTGGTAACCTGCCAAAGCCTCCTTTGGGATGTATATGGAATAACATGAACACTGAAGAAAAGTTAGATGAGGTACAGCCATATGTAGAGCTTTTCTGGCTTTCTGAGTTCTGGATTATGGAAGATGTTCAGGAAGCATGTTCAGATGTCATCATGTCATGTCTTGGTTCTGCAAGAGAGTTGGCTATCAAAATACTACAAATTGCTGCAAATCTCTCTCTCTGGAACTTGGCCGAGGTTGCAGTGACTTATATGGCTCCTGTATATCGTCAGTTATGTGATTCTGGTGAACTCGAAACACTTGATGAACTGCTGGCTGATATGGTTCGGCTAGCGTCAGTTCGATTCTCCCAACAGGGTGGTGATCAGTTTCAGTGA
- the LOC101299559 gene encoding T-complex protein 1 subunit gamma-like → MQSQVLVLKDSVKRETGSKVHHANIQASKAVADIIRTTLGPRSMLKMLLDASGGIVVTNDGNAILRELDLAHPAAKSMIELSRTQDEEVGDGTTSVIILAGEMLHVAETFIDQHFHPTVICRAYNKALEDAIAVLDKIAMTIDVTDRATMLGLIKSCIGTKFTSQFGDLIADLALDATRIVGVDLGQGLREVDIKKYIKVEKVPGGQLEDSVVLKGVMINKDVIAPGKMRRKIVNPRIMLLDCPLEYKKGENQTNAELLKEEDWGLLLKLEEEYIEGLCVQILKFKPDVVITEKGLSDLACHYLSKAGVTAIRRLRKTDNNRIAKACGAVIVNRPDELQDSDIGTGAGLFEVKKIGDEYFTFIVDCKDPKACTVLLRGPSKDMLNEVERNLQDAMSVARNILKNPKLVPGGGASELTVSATLKQKSSSIEGIEKWPYEAAALAFEAIPRTLAQNCGVNVIRTMTALQGKHANGENAWIGIDGNTGAMTDVKEKKIWDAYNVKAQTFKTAIESACLLLRIDDIVSGIKKKQPAGSKTPSKPQVETEGDADNEQIIPE, encoded by the exons ATGCAATCCCAAGTTCTCGTTCTCA AGGACTCTGTGAAGAGGGAGACTGGGAGTAAAGTGCACCATGCTAATATCCAGGCCTCAAAG GCTGTTGCTGACATCATCCGTACAACGTTGGGACCTCGATCCATGTTGAAGATGCTGCTAGATGCCAGTGGAG GTATTGTAGTAACCAATGATGGGAATGCCATTCTGCGTGAATTGGATCTTGCGCACCCAGCAGCCAAG TCAATGATTGAATTAAGCCGCACACAAGATGAAGAAGTAGGTGATGGAACAACATCCGTCATTATTCTCG CTGGTGAGATGCTACATGTCGCTGAAACTTTTATTGACCAGCATTTTCATCCTACTGTCATTTGCCGAG CCTACAATAAAGCTCTGGAAGATGCTATTGCTGTACTTGACAAAATAGCCATGACCATTGACGTGACAGATC GTGCAACAATGTTGGGGCTGATTAAAAGTTGTATTGGTACAAAGTTCACCAGCCAATTCGGGGATTTAATTGCT GATTTAGCCCTTGATGCAACTCGAATAGTTGGAGTGGACCTTGGGCAGGGTTTGCGAGAAGTGGATATTAAAAAGTACATCAAGGTTGAGAAGGTTCCTGGTGGCCAGTTGGAAGATTCAGTGGTTCTGAAAGGAGTAATGATCAACAAAGATGTCATTGCTCCTGGAAAAATGAGAAGAAAGATTGTCAATCCGCGGATCATGCTTCTTGATTGTCCTCTGGAATATAAGAAAGGAGAGAACCAAACAAATGCCGAGTTGCTTAAAGAAGAAGATTGGGGGCTCCTACTAAAGTTAGAAGAAGAATACATTGAGGGCCTTTGTGTGCAGATATTGAAGTTCAAACCAGATGTTGTGATTACAGAAAAGGGGCTTAGTGACCTGGCATGCCATTATCTGAGCAAGGCCGGTGTTACTGCAATCAGGAGGTTGAGAAAAACAGATAATAACAGAATTGCCAAGGCTTGTGGGGCAGTTATTGTCAACAGACCAGATGAATTGCAGGACTCTGATATTGGTACTGGGGCTGGGTTATTTGAGGTTAAAAAAATTGGAGATGAGTACTTTACATTCATTGTTGATTGCAAAGATCCCAAAGCATGTACTGTACTGTTAAGAGGTCCTAGCAAGGATATGTTAAATGAAGTGGAGAGAAATTTGCAG GATGCCATGTCAGTAGCAAGAAATATCCTGAAGAATCCAAAACTTGTTCCTGGTGGTGGTGCTTCGGAGTTGACTGTTTCTGCTACATTGAAGCAAAAGAGCTCATCCATTGAAGGTATAGAAAAG TGGCCATATGAAGCTGCTGCCTTAGCCTTTGAGGCCATACCACGAACACTGGCTCAGAACTGTGGGGTTAATGTCATTAGAACGATGACCGCACTGCAAGGAAAG CATGCAAATGGTGAAAATGCATGGATTGGCATTGATGGTAACACTGGTGCCATGACAGATGTAAAAGAGAAAAAG ATCTGGGATGCCTACAATGTGAAGGCACAGACCTTTAAGACTGCCATAGAAAGTGCCTGCCTACTTCTCAGAATTGATGACATTGTGAGTGGGATTAAGAAGAAGCAGCCTGCTGGAAGCAAAACTCCTTCAAAGCCTCAGGTTGAGACTGAAGGAGATGCAGATAACGAGCAAATCATTCCTGAGTGA
- the LOC101306413 gene encoding uncharacterized protein LOC101306413 produces MAGSKDDIKYATSQARHSEDEAVRVGYVNGTPLEAGKIAESEPVDLFPAAHNISKSTDSHSHDDSSNQSQMRREPSDNIQAAHESNTNSARFPKKTAPALNTK; encoded by the coding sequence ATGGCAGGGAGCAAGGATGACATAAAGTATGCGACTTCACAGGCCAGGCATAGTGAAGATGAAGCAGTGAGGGTTGGTTATGTGAATGGAACACCTCTTGAAGCAGGAAAGATAGCCGAGTCTGAGCCTGTTGATCTATTTCCCGCTGCTCATAACATTTCTAAGAGCACCGATTCTCATAGTCATGATGATTCTAGCAACCAGTCCCAGATGCGACGTGAGCCTTCTGATAACATACAAGCTGCTCATGAATCAAACACAAATAGTGCTAGGTTTCCGAAGAAGACTGCACCTGCTCTGAATACCAAATAA
- the LOC101299842 gene encoding uncharacterized protein LOC101299842, with product MERVESGSSIQEAPCSVPQDLTQFGVNSSGEVFDASQYAFFGQDSVEEVELGGLEDEEETAVGLEEEEFLYNKEEVGVSLSDADDLALTFEKLNKDVSGPRSTGIFGDRGSRESSSAAEWVQESFPNWIDEELFDAESMQDGKRWSSGPFSSIHPTEAKHLYRASSYPEPPQLPQQQQQHQHQYFSSEPVMVPKSTFTSYPPPGGRSQQGSPNHQSSHMNIPYAGGPQGGISSPNLSPYSNSPLQMTGLPHGSHFGGNLPHLTPGHPVNSRPLQQWANQSGSYGDHPSHLNNLLQQQLSHQNGLPPQLMHQPQQPHPRMHHPVQQPFSHISAMQSQLFNPHLPPSPPLMNKFEAMFGLSDIRDERSRLAQKGRQNMRFSQHGFDTGGYRSGGGWAPFRSKYMTADEIEGILRMQLAATHSNDPYVDDYYHQYCLARKSAGAKMTHHFCPTQLRDLPPRARANTEPHAFLQVDALGRVPFSSIRRPRPLLEVEPPNSSSPSNSEQKVSEKPLEQEPMLAARVTIEDGLCLLLDVDDIDRFLQFNQLQDGGTQLRHRRQSLLEGLAASLQLVDPLGKNDHTDGPALKDDFVFLRLVSLPKGRKLLAKYLQLLFPGGELMRIVCMAIFRHLRFLFGVLPSDPRAAETTNNIARVVSSCVRGMDLGALSACLAAVVCSSEQPPLRPIGSSAGDGASLVLNAVLDRATELLTDPNAASNYNMTNRALWQASFDQFFGLLTKYCVNKYDTIMQSLLLHAPTNMAVIGSDAARAISREMPVELLRASLPHTDDHQRQLLLNFTQRSMPVGGSNNHDGAHINSESVLS from the exons GTTGGTGTGTCTCTATCTGATGCTGATGATCTAGCTTTAACTTTTGAGAAG TTGAACAAGGATGTTAGTGGACCTAGGAGCACCGGAATATTTGGTGATAGAGGATCCAGAGAAA GTTCATCTGCTGCTGAATGGGTGCAGGAAAGTTTCCCTAACTGGATTGATGAAGAATTATTTGATGCTGAAAGCATGCAAGATGGAAAAAGATGGTCCTCCGGACCGTTTTCATCCATTCATCCTACAGAAGCAAAGCATTTGTACAGAGCGTCTTCATATCCTGAGCCCCCACAGCTGCCACAGCAGCAGCAGCAACATCAACATCAATATTTTTCTAGTGAACCTGTTATGGTGCCAAAGTCTACTTTTACTTCATATCCACCCCCAGGTGGCAGATCTCAGCAGGGTTCGCCTAACCACCAATCAAGCCACATGAATATCCCTTATGCTGGTGGACCTCAGGGTGGAATATCTTCACCAAACCTTTCTCCGTACTCTAACTCTCCACTTCAAATGACTGGGTTACCTCATGGATCACATTTTGGTGGAAATTTGCCACATCTGACTCCCGGTCATCCAGTTAATAGTCGTCCCCTCCAGCAATGGGCCAACCAAAGTGGTTCGTATGGAGATCATCCCAGTCATTTAAATAATCTATTGCAGCAACAGTTGTCTCATCAGAATGGTTTGCCTCCACAGTTGATGCATCAGCCACAGCAGCCGCATCCTAGAATGCACCATCCAGTTCAGCAACCATTCAGTCATATATCAGCGATGCAGTCTCAACTATTTAACCCCCACCTTCCGCCATCCCCACCCTTGATGAACAAATTTGAGGCAATGTTCGGTTTGAGTGATATTAGAGATGAAAGGTCAAGATTAGCTCAGAAAGGTAGACAGAATATGCGTTTTTCTCAACATGGCTTTGATACAGGTGGCTACAGGAGTGGTGGTGGGTGGGCACCATTTAGGTCCAAGTATATGACAGCTGATGAAATTGAGGGTATACTGCGAATGCAGCTTGCTGCGACACACAGCAATGACCCATATGTAGATGATTATTACCACCAGTATTGCCTTGCAAGAAAATCTGCTGGGGCAAAGATGACACATCATTTCTGTCCAACTCAATTAAGGGATCTTCCTCCTCGGGCAAGAGCTAATACTGAACCACATGCTTTTCTCCAAGTTGATGCTCTTGGGAGGGTACCATTCTCTTCAATACGCAGGCCTCGGCCTCTTCTTGAAGTGGAGCCACCAAATTCATCTAGTCCAAGCAACTCTGAACAGAAGGTTTCTGAGAAGCCTCTAGAACAGGAGCCAATGCTTGCTGCTAGGGTTACAATTGAGGATGGACTTTGTCTGCTCCTGGATGTGGATGACATTGATCGTTTTTTACAATTCAATCAGCTCCAAGATGGTGGAACCCAGTTGAGGCATAGGCGTCAAAGCTTGCTAGAAGGGCTCGCAGCATCTCTTCAATTGGTTGATCCACTTGGGAAAAATGACCACACAGATGGGCCTGCTCTCAAAGATGATTTTGTGTTTCTGAGGTTAGTCTCTCTACCCAAGGGCCGAAAGCTCCTTGCCAAGTATCTACAGCTCCTTTTTCCAGGTGGTGAGCTCATGCGAATAGTCTGTATGGCCATCTTCCGCCATCTAAGGTTCTTGTTTGGTGTCCTTCCTTCTGATCCAAGGGCTGCAGAAACCACAAACAATATCGCTAGGGTCGTTTCATCATGTGTTCGAGGTATGGACCTTGGTGCACTTAGTGCTTGTCTGGCAGCAGTGGTTTGCTCCTCAGAGCAACCCCCGCTTCGTCCCATTGGAAGTTCTGCCGGAGATGGGGCTTCTCTCGTTCTTAATGCTGTTCTTGACAGGGCAACTGAACTCTTAACTGATCCTAATGCTGCTAGCAACTACAATATGACTAATCGGGCACTTTGGCAGGCCTCCTTTGATCAATTCTTTGGCCTTCTGACTAAGTATTGTGTAAACAAGTATGATACTATAATGCAGTCACTGCTGTTGCATGCCCCCACAAATATGGCTGTTATCGGCTCAGATGCAGCCAGAGCTATTAGTCGTGAAATGCCAGTTGAGCTGCTGCGTGCTAGTCTTCCTCACACCGATGATCACCAGAGACAGTTGCTGTTAAATTTCACGCAGCGGTCCATGCCTGTTGGAGGATCTAACAATCATGATGGTGCACACATTAATTCAGAGTCTGTTCTAAGTTGA
- the LOC101303105 gene encoding BAHD acyltransferase At5g47980-like encodes MSAEMKVEVISRETITPSSPSPPHLKRVEFSLFDQVILEHYVPLVLFYPNHADHHEVDTDHQSLIAKKSSILKASLSETLTHFYPLAGEFQYNDSICCDDRGAAFIEARVNCRVLEILKSPDTEMLKCLFPAAVDSTQALTGYLLLVQVNFFECGGLAIAINISHKVADAFTFSRFIKSWAAAVALGSKCTTDHHPIMHPIEFGAAASLYPAQDFLNAPRKFQKRVPESCTTRRFVFDASSIADLKSKATSAAVPSPTRNEVVSALIWKCAMEASRSNSGSIRPSLWSQALNMRKRSGQEFTENLLGNFVWSMAAVTTESEVDLRSLVARFRKCLEAYNVTYPNGVTAEQAYQKIKESAGNFLANKCMDKYSCSNWCRFPFYETNFGWGKPSWVSIRSFPYKNTVILMDAKDGNGIEAHLTLLEEDMAIFESNKELIAYASLNPSVI; translated from the coding sequence ATGAGTGCAGAGATGAAGGTTGAAGTCATTTCCAGAGAAACAATTACACCATCCTCTCCAAGCCCTCCCCACCTGAAAAGGGTAGAATTCTCTTTGTTTGATCAGGTTATTCTTGAACATTATGTCCCACTGGTTCTTTTCTATCCCAACCATGCTGATCATCATGAGGTCGATACCGATCACCAGTCATTGATAGCAAAGAAATCCAGCATTTTGAAAGCATCACTATCTGAAACCCTCACTCACTTCTATCCCTTAGCAGGGGAATTCCAATACAATGATTCAATCTGTTGCGATGACCGTGGGGCTGCGTTCATTGAAGCCAGGGTAAATTGTCGAGTATTGGAGATTTTGAAAAGCCCGGATACTGAGATGCTAAAATGTCTGTTTCCAGCTGCGGTAGACTCCACTCAAGCACTTACAGGCTATCTTCTACTGGTCCAGGTCAACTTCTTTGAATGTGGTGGATTGGCAATTGCAATCAACATTTCACATAAGGTGGCGGATGCTTTTACCTTCAGCAGATTCATAAAAAGCTGGGCTGCGGCAGTTGCCCTTGGCTCCAAATGTACAACTGATCATCATCCAATAATGCATCCAATAGAGTTTGGTGCTGCGGCTTCACTTTACCCAGCACAGGATTTCTTAAACGCACCAAGAAAGTTCCAGAAAAGGGTTCCAGAAAGTTGCACAACAAGAAGATTCGTGTTTGATGCGTCAAGTATTGCTGATCTCAAGTCCAAAGCTACTAGTGCTGCCGTGCCAAGTCCAACACGCAATGAAGTAGTGTCAGCACTCATCTGGAAATGCGCCATGGAAGCATCAAGATCAAACTCGGGTTCAATAAGGCCTTCCTTGTGGAGTCAAGCGTTGAACATGCGAAAAAGATCAGGGCAGGAATTTACAGAAAACTTATTGGGGAATTTTGTTTGGTCCATGGCAGCAGTAACAACAGAAAGTGAAGTAGATCTTCGAAGTTTGGTTGCTAGGTTCCGGAAATGCTTGGAGGCCTATAACGTAACCTATCCTAATGGAGTTACTGCAGAGCAAGCCTATCAAAAAATCAAAGAGTCTGCTGGGAACTTCTTGGCAAACAAGTGCATGGACAAGTATAGTTGCAGCAATTGGTGCCGATTTCCCTTCTATGAAACAAACTTTGGCTGGGGAAAGCCATCATGGGTAAGTATCCGGAGCTTCCCATATAAAAATACAGTTATATTGATGGATGCAAAAGATGGCAATGGAATCGAAGCGCACTTGACTCTCTTAGAAGAAGACATGGCCATATTTGAAAGCAATAAGGAGCTGATTGCTTATGCATCTCTGAATCCAAGTGTCATTTAA
- the LOC101303491 gene encoding galactomannan galactosyltransferase 1-like — protein sequence MSSPDFSLFQTSTHKRSLLHRAPSLIADGFLFVGGAAMALSLVWALISFINPTSTFDTIITYSTPQAPDFTYDPPEPTFYDDPTLSYSVGDAIQNWDEKRREWLRVHPSFGVGDRVVLVTGSQPSVCKNPVGDHLQLRLFKNKVDYCRLHGCEVFYNNVLLDPKGTGFWAKYPILRAAMVAHPEAEWIYWVDSDAIFTDMEFKLPLEKYKEHNLVVHGWWHMVKQQSWTSLNAGVFLIRNCQWSLDFIDEWASMGPQGPAQEKWGEIQRSMLKDKLYPGSDDQSALIYLLLKQKQKWGDKVYLESDNFQSYWLGVVDGLDNITKGYTEVDREMGKLRRRHGEKVSELYGEMREQYMKDKGMWRENVRRPFVTHFTGCEPCSGDCNPDYTWEDCWKGMQKALNYADNQVLRKYGFVHPDLLNSSLVTPLPFDYPA from the coding sequence ATGAGTTCCCCAGACTTCTCTCTCTTCCAAACCTCCACACACAAACGCTCACTTCTCCACAGAGCCCCTTCTCTCATCGCAGATGGCTTCCTCTTCGTTGGTGGAGCAGCCATGGCTTTGTCTCTGGTCTGGGCACTCATCTCCTTCATAAACCCTACCTCAACCTTCGACACCATCATCACCTACTCCACCCCTCAAGCCCCTGACTTCACCTACGACCCACCGGAGCCCACGTTTTACGACGATCCAACTCTCAGCTACTCGGTTGGGGATGCCATACAAAACTGGGACGAGAAGCGCAGAGAGTGGCTTAGGGTTCACCCTTCTTTTGGTGTAGGCGATAGGGTTGTTCTTGTTACCGGGTCTCAGCCTTCGGTGTGTAAGAACCCAGTTGGAGATCATTTACAGTTGAGACTCTTCAAGAACAAAGTAGACTACTGCAGGCTTCATGGCTGTGAAGTGTTCTACAACAACGTTCTTCTGGACCCTAAAGGAACCGGTTTCTGGGCCAAGTATCCTATTCTCAGAGCCGCCATGGTTGCCCACCCGGAGGCCGAGTGGATCTACTGGGTCGACTCGGACGCCATATTCACCGACATGGAGTTCAAGTTGCCGTTGGAGAAGTACAAGGAGCATAACTTGGTTGTTCATGGGTGGTGGCACATGGTGAAGCAGCAGAGCTGGACGAGCCTCAACGCTGGTGTGTTCTTGATTAGGAACTGTCAGTGGTCCTTGGATTTCATAGATGAATGGGCCAGCATGGGGCCACAGGGTCCGGCCCAAGAGAAGTGGGGGGAGATTCAGAGATCAATGTTGAAGGACAAGCTGTACCCAGGGTCAGATGATCAGAGTGCTCTTATCTACCTTCTGCTGAAGCAGAAGCAGAAATGGGGGGACAAGGTGTACTTGGAGAGTGACAATTTCCAAAGCTACTGGCTTGGTGTGGTGGATGGGCTTGATAACATCACCAAAGGGTACACGGAGGTTGATAGAGAAATGGGGAAACTGAGGAGGAGGCATGGTGAGAAGGTGAGTGAGTTGTATGGGGAAATGAGGGAGCAGTATATGAAGGATAAGGGGATGTGGAGGGAGAATGTGAGGAGGCCTTTTGTGACACATTTTACTGGGTGTGAGCCTTGTAGTGGGGATTGTAACCCTGATTATACTTGGGAGGATTGTTGGAAAGGGATGCAGAAGGCTTTGAACTATGCAGATAATCAAGTGCTTAGGAAATATGGGTTTGTGCATCCAGACCTACTCAACTCTTCATTGGTTACTCCTTTGCCATTTGATTACCCTGCTTGA